One genomic window of Halorubrum hochsteinianum includes the following:
- the rpl7ae gene encoding 50S ribosomal protein L7Ae, giving the protein MPVYVDYETPADLAERSLEALEVARDTGTVKKGTNETTKAVERGNADLVIVAEDVSPEEIVMHLPELAEEKGIPVVFVDTQDEVGQAAGLEVGSAAAAVVDAGDAADDVEDIGEKVAELR; this is encoded by the coding sequence ATGCCCGTTTACGTAGACTACGAAACCCCAGCCGACCTCGCAGAGCGATCCCTCGAAGCGCTCGAGGTCGCCCGAGACACCGGTACAGTGAAGAAAGGAACCAACGAGACGACCAAAGCCGTCGAGCGCGGCAACGCCGACCTCGTCATCGTCGCCGAGGACGTCTCCCCCGAGGAGATCGTGATGCACCTCCCCGAACTCGCCGAGGAGAAGGGGATCCCGGTCGTCTTCGTCGACACGCAGGACGAAGTCGGTCAGGCCGCCGGCCTCGAGGTCGGCTCGGCCGCCGCCGCCGTCGTCGACGCCGGCGACGCCGCCGACGACGTCGAGGACATCGGCGAGAAGGTCGCGGAGCTTCGATAA
- a CDS encoding 30S ribosomal protein S28e, with translation MSAEEGTGDSTTAEVIEVVGKTGMHGEAMQVKCRIQEGSNQGRIITRNVLGPVRLGDVLQLRETQRDADSIGGR, from the coding sequence ATGAGCGCAGAAGAGGGCACCGGCGACTCGACGACCGCGGAGGTCATCGAGGTCGTCGGCAAAACCGGGATGCACGGCGAGGCCATGCAGGTCAAGTGCCGCATCCAGGAGGGATCGAACCAGGGCCGGATCATCACCCGGAACGTTCTGGGTCCCGTCCGCCTGGGCGACGTGCTCCAGCTGCGGGAGACCCAGCGCGACGCCGACTCCATCGGAGGGCGATAA
- a CDS encoding 50S ribosomal protein L24e, with the protein MVETRTCDYTGEEIEPGTGTMFVKKDGQILHFVDSKAEKNYLLGREARDLEWTEEGNRAGGDDQ; encoded by the coding sequence ATGGTCGAGACACGCACCTGTGACTACACCGGCGAGGAGATCGAGCCCGGCACGGGCACGATGTTCGTGAAGAAGGACGGACAGATCCTCCACTTCGTCGACTCGAAGGCGGAGAAGAACTACCTCCTCGGCCGCGAGGCGCGCGACCTCGAGTGGACCGAGGAAGGCAACCGCGCGGGAGGCGACGACCAGTGA
- a CDS encoding bifunctional metallophosphatase/5'-nucleotidase yields MVRLVHYSDIENVFDDPERAARLAGRIRALSGPDAAVVATGDTTAPGVLSLVATGRQVLDFYEATGTLLDTFGNHEFDYGPDALRDLVADAPATFVSANVRDEAGEPFGCDEGVVPWAVREVDGATVGFVGVTDPATDSLNPMAADLSFDDPVAAAGEALAEMRQSVADEGGLDRAVILSHLGAGDDDLARELDADAVLGGHVHSRRNETVADTLLVRPGVNGEAVADVDLDAEPPTATLHEPAGAEPAPGLADALAERMAAADLGEVVDTVGEPIERSGEVVHGGECRVGNFVADAFRWAHDADVGLSNAGGLRQGDPFDGDVTKADLISLIPFEEPVALASVTGGELRDVLREMAAPEVDFGEEDWWHGHVSNARLVWDADAELIMEATVGGEPIDPDARYTVAVSEYLLHSEHEFPTLSERHRIDEADIQYEVLAAYARERGIDPEIEGRIEIRNRAAAADDD; encoded by the coding sequence ATGGTCCGTCTCGTTCACTACTCCGACATCGAGAACGTCTTCGACGACCCGGAGCGGGCGGCCCGCCTCGCCGGTCGGATCCGGGCGCTCTCCGGCCCCGACGCCGCGGTCGTCGCCACCGGCGACACGACCGCGCCGGGCGTCCTCTCGCTCGTCGCGACCGGCAGGCAGGTCCTCGACTTCTACGAGGCGACCGGCACGCTCCTCGACACGTTCGGTAACCACGAGTTCGACTACGGGCCGGACGCGCTGCGCGACCTCGTCGCGGACGCGCCGGCGACGTTCGTCTCCGCGAACGTGCGCGACGAGGCGGGCGAGCCGTTCGGCTGCGACGAGGGCGTCGTCCCGTGGGCCGTCCGCGAGGTGGACGGCGCGACGGTCGGGTTCGTCGGCGTCACCGACCCCGCGACCGACTCGCTGAACCCGATGGCCGCCGACCTCTCGTTCGACGACCCCGTCGCGGCCGCCGGAGAGGCGCTCGCGGAGATGCGGCAGTCGGTCGCGGACGAGGGCGGACTCGACCGCGCGGTGATCCTCTCGCACCTCGGCGCGGGCGACGACGACCTCGCCCGCGAGCTGGACGCGGACGCGGTCCTCGGCGGCCACGTCCACAGCCGCCGGAACGAGACGGTCGCGGACACGCTGTTGGTCCGTCCCGGCGTCAACGGCGAGGCGGTGGCCGACGTCGACCTCGACGCCGAGCCGCCGACGGCGACCCTCCACGAGCCGGCGGGGGCCGAGCCCGCGCCCGGGCTGGCGGACGCGCTCGCCGAGCGGATGGCCGCGGCCGACTTAGGCGAGGTCGTCGACACCGTCGGGGAGCCGATCGAACGCTCCGGCGAGGTGGTCCACGGCGGGGAGTGCCGCGTGGGCAACTTCGTCGCGGACGCGTTCCGGTGGGCCCACGACGCCGACGTGGGATTGTCGAACGCCGGCGGCCTCCGGCAGGGTGACCCGTTCGACGGCGACGTGACGAAGGCGGACCTGATCTCCCTGATCCCCTTCGAGGAACCGGTGGCCCTCGCCTCGGTCACCGGGGGGGAACTCCGCGATGTGCTCCGCGAGATGGCCGCGCCGGAGGTGGACTTCGGCGAGGAGGACTGGTGGCACGGGCACGTCTCGAACGCCCGCCTCGTCTGGGACGCCGACGCCGAACTTATCATGGAGGCGACCGTCGGCGGCGAGCCAATCGACCCCGACGCGCGCTACACGGTCGCAGTCTCCGAGTACCTCCTCCACTCCGAACACGAGTTCCCCACGCTCTCCGAGCGCCACCGGATCGACGAGGCGGACATCCAGTACGAGGTGTTGGCGGCCTACGCCCGCGAGCGCGGCATCGACCCCGAGATCGAGGGACGGATCGAGATCCGGAACCGCGCCGCCGCGGCCGACGACGACTGA
- the ndk gene encoding nucleoside-diphosphate kinase: MSHHDERTFVMVKPDGVQRGLIGEIVSRFEDRGLKLVAGKFVQLDEELAKDHYGEHEDKPFFDGLVEFITSGPVFAMVWEGADATRQVRAMVGETDPAESAPGTIRGDFGLDLGHNVIHASDHEDEGANEREIDLFFDEEELVDYDLDTAAWVYEDEDH; this comes from the coding sequence GTGAGCCACCACGACGAGCGGACCTTCGTGATGGTCAAGCCCGACGGCGTCCAGCGCGGACTCATCGGCGAGATCGTCTCTCGCTTTGAGGACCGCGGGCTCAAGCTCGTCGCCGGGAAGTTCGTCCAGCTCGACGAGGAGCTCGCGAAAGATCACTACGGTGAACACGAGGACAAGCCGTTCTTCGACGGCCTCGTCGAGTTCATCACCTCCGGCCCCGTCTTCGCGATGGTGTGGGAGGGCGCGGACGCGACCCGACAGGTCCGCGCGATGGTCGGCGAGACCGACCCCGCCGAGTCCGCCCCGGGCACGATCCGCGGCGACTTCGGCCTCGACCTCGGCCACAACGTGATCCACGCGTCGGACCACGAGGACGAGGGCGCGAACGAACGCGAGATCGACCTGTTCTTCGACGAGGAGGAGCTCGTCGACTACGACCTCGACACCGCCGCGTGGGTGTACGAGGACGAGGACCACT